In a single window of the Paenibacillus sp. MMS20-IR301 genome:
- a CDS encoding acyltransferase, with protein sequence MSKIQLGSTRLAGADGIRAIACLSVILHHLSQKLAMPLQKPWLQEVQSVLLLGNSGVSLFFLLSGFLLSFPFWSAYLTNEPYPSIRTYTVRRAARIMPGFYVSFLVSLLLVWRLDIPVDFLWRRTITGLTFTSGFHYTTFFPSELNGPLWSISFEVFCYMLMPLFMALLFVISKRRSFGKAILFWVAVFGLMLAANLLIHHWLTPSGQNRGWQYGQIGGAKFWMPNYNPVGFFGHFSIGILTAGIMIAMMQRGAAIERLRKLGLFDAAGAAALALAGLLIWRMRHQGEFDFSLQQQPYFFPVYAMLFGIVLLSAPFSLIIGRLLDNRFFRFTATISFGLYIWHYLFIILIEKYGIQDYHHSGVSDVWRWLGISTAILVMSYVTAVISYYAIERPFINWSKGKPSVKSGREMNMNRSGKSV encoded by the coding sequence ATGTCCAAGATTCAGTTAGGCAGTACCCGATTAGCAGGTGCAGATGGTATTCGTGCAATCGCCTGTCTGTCCGTTATCCTGCATCACTTGTCTCAAAAGCTGGCGATGCCGTTACAAAAGCCTTGGCTTCAAGAAGTGCAGTCAGTGCTCCTGCTGGGAAACAGCGGAGTTAGCCTGTTTTTTCTGTTAAGCGGTTTCTTGTTGTCCTTCCCCTTTTGGAGCGCCTATCTAACAAATGAACCTTATCCGAGTATCAGGACGTATACTGTGCGCCGTGCTGCGAGAATTATGCCCGGTTTCTATGTATCCTTCCTCGTCAGTCTGCTGCTCGTATGGAGGCTGGACATTCCTGTGGATTTCCTGTGGCGGCGGACCATTACAGGCTTAACGTTTACATCGGGCTTCCACTATACAACGTTTTTTCCGTCAGAGCTGAACGGACCGTTATGGTCGATCAGCTTTGAGGTATTTTGCTACATGCTGATGCCTTTGTTTATGGCTCTATTGTTTGTAATCAGCAAGCGGCGCTCGTTCGGAAAAGCGATCCTGTTCTGGGTTGCCGTGTTCGGACTAATGCTTGCCGCAAACCTCCTCATTCACCATTGGCTTACACCAAGCGGGCAGAACAGGGGCTGGCAGTATGGCCAGATTGGCGGCGCCAAATTCTGGATGCCCAATTACAACCCGGTCGGCTTCTTCGGCCACTTCAGCATCGGCATTCTGACAGCGGGCATAATGATCGCTATGATGCAGCGCGGAGCGGCGATAGAGCGGTTGCGCAAGCTCGGGCTGTTCGATGCTGCCGGAGCGGCGGCACTGGCGCTGGCCGGTCTGTTGATCTGGCGCATGCGGCATCAGGGTGAATTCGATTTCAGTCTCCAGCAGCAGCCCTACTTTTTCCCGGTGTATGCCATGTTGTTCGGTATTGTGCTGTTATCGGCACCCTTCAGCCTAATAATCGGGCGCTTGCTGGATAACCGCTTTTTCCGGTTTACTGCTACTATTTCGTTCGGCCTGTATATCTGGCACTATCTGTTCATTATTCTGATCGAAAAGTACGGCATACAGGATTATCACCATTCCGGGGTCAGTGATGTCTGGCGCTGGCTGGGCATCAGTACAGCTATTCTTGTAATGTCGTATGTAACGGCAGTAATCTCCTATTATGCCATAGAACGGCCGTTTATAAACTGGTCGAAGGGCAAGCCTTCTGTGAAGAGTGGACGGGAGATGAATATGAACAGGTCCGGGAAGAGCGTATGA
- a CDS encoding AAA family ATPase, translating into MNDGCLQEVTDLLGEDFDRDPDKPLVVLMCGIAGSGKTTFSQKMEHYGYVRLSIDEEVWSVNGRYGIDYSLEAYRDKLDEAHIRLRRKIVQCIQDKRQSVVDSSFWNREERNEYKQLIENAGGQWRLIYLRVDPEQLRERLKLRSQRFDANAAFTITEELLTAFINGFEVPEDEGEIVIDN; encoded by the coding sequence ATGAATGATGGCTGCCTGCAGGAAGTAACGGATTTGCTCGGTGAGGATTTTGACCGCGATCCCGATAAACCGTTAGTTGTATTGATGTGCGGGATAGCCGGCTCGGGGAAAACGACTTTTTCGCAAAAAATGGAGCATTACGGGTACGTGCGTCTGTCTATTGATGAAGAGGTATGGTCGGTTAATGGGCGTTATGGAATAGATTACTCCCTTGAAGCGTACAGGGACAAATTGGATGAAGCACATATAAGATTGCGCCGTAAAATTGTACAGTGCATTCAGGACAAGAGGCAGTCTGTTGTTGACTCCAGTTTCTGGAACAGGGAGGAAAGAAATGAATACAAGCAGCTTATCGAAAATGCCGGAGGACAGTGGAGACTTATTTATTTGAGGGTCGATCCGGAGCAATTGCGGGAGCGTCTTAAGCTGCGCAGTCAACGCTTTGATGCTAATGCTGCCTTTACGATTACAGAGGAGCTGTTAACGGCGTTCATTAATGGGTTCGAAGTGCCTGAAGATGAAGGGGAAATCGTAATAGATAATTAG
- a CDS encoding collagen-like protein yields MGFFPAPGPGGGFPGFPGGPGGPGGPGGPGGPGGFPGTPGIPGGAPGGAQPPSSPPPQFVPQMSATAYAVDPGGIRRCLFRNTYIWLNNGEQFWFYPVFVGRNSIAGFRWFGFFWGYFGIDLNQVRSFTCF; encoded by the coding sequence ATGGGATTTTTTCCAGCGCCGGGACCCGGCGGCGGATTTCCGGGATTTCCGGGCGGACCTGGTGGACCGGGAGGACCAGGAGGACCAGGGGGACCTGGCGGGTTCCCGGGAACTCCAGGCATACCGGGAGGCGCACCCGGAGGTGCCCAGCCGCCGAGCTCACCGCCGCCGCAATTCGTACCGCAAATGTCGGCTACCGCGTATGCCGTTGATCCGGGCGGGATCAGACGCTGCCTGTTCCGTAACACCTACATCTGGCTGAACAATGGTGAGCAATTCTGGTTCTACCCGGTATTCGTCGGACGCAATTCGATTGCAGGATTCAGATGGTTCGGTTTCTTCTGGGGCTACTTCGGCATTGATTTGAATCAGGTCCGCTCGTTCACCTGCTTCTAG
- a CDS encoding DegV family protein, translating into MKSIAWVTDSTSTIDSEFALNNHVYIVPLRLIVNNECYKENIEINAGQFYDKMREQEKVGSSQPPIGEFVELYERLKDEYDEIIVIHCSSELSGTFHTSMQAADIAGVNVIGIDSKVGAYPIREMILRGIHWQQAGCSALEIKSRIDNIIEEMSFYLIPASLSQLHRSGRLSGSQFLLGQLMRIHLLLKFDEGKIVVVDKIRTFKKTKQKLLETIHQDIGRFQEVCIMHANNMEEALSLESAIKVMSPSVRTEIMTFVPVVGAHMGEGTLALSWINRTAMNSITAQDDVLELALEG; encoded by the coding sequence ATGAAATCCATCGCCTGGGTGACCGACAGCACCAGCACAATTGATTCTGAATTCGCTTTGAATAACCATGTGTATATTGTTCCGCTTCGCCTAATCGTCAATAATGAATGCTATAAAGAAAATATCGAAATTAATGCCGGGCAATTCTATGATAAAATGCGGGAGCAAGAGAAGGTGGGCAGCTCCCAGCCGCCGATCGGTGAGTTCGTGGAATTATACGAGCGCCTGAAGGATGAATATGATGAAATTATTGTGATTCATTGTTCTTCTGAGCTTAGCGGTACTTTCCACACCTCGATGCAGGCGGCAGACATCGCCGGAGTGAATGTAATCGGGATTGATTCCAAGGTAGGTGCATACCCGATCCGCGAGATGATTCTGCGCGGCATTCACTGGCAGCAGGCAGGCTGCTCCGCACTGGAGATTAAGAGCAGAATCGACAATATTATTGAAGAGATGTCGTTCTACCTGATCCCCGCCAGCCTGAGCCAGCTGCACCGCAGCGGGCGGCTCTCCGGCTCGCAGTTTCTGCTGGGCCAGCTGATGCGGATACATCTGCTGCTGAAGTTCGATGAGGGCAAAATTGTCGTCGTCGATAAAATCCGCACCTTCAAGAAGACAAAGCAGAAGCTGCTGGAAACCATCCATCAGGATATCGGACGGTTTCAGGAGGTATGTATTATGCATGCCAACAATATGGAGGAGGCACTCAGCCTGGAATCAGCTATTAAGGTCATGTCCCCTTCTGTGCGTACAGAGATCATGACTTTTGTTCCGGTGGTAGGCGCCCATATGGGCGAGGGAACACTCGCGCTGTCCTGGATTAACCGTACCGCCATGAACAGTATCACTGCCCAGGATGATGTGCTTGAGCTTGCGCTCGAGGGCTGA
- a CDS encoding AraC family transcriptional regulator, translating into MRVLDVRLKQAGMDGDLNQYCLPASAFIFAFRGQGELWVDDEVWLCDRFYVLHAGKGSQVTVRSRGPLSVYIVLYKASLPASAPREYLMMLQTSDPFQDKWGFSPGEPLAMLELLQTIHSGFKADDELTRLSAKGDFIRFVHAVLRERLLGAGELSLPEQVIRYLSRNYRNPISLEELSRQLNYSQQYISRKCKEQTGLSPLDYVIRFRMEDAKALLAGTMATQQEIASHVGYPDLMYFNRMFKKYAGVTPGQYRKLFGQSVSDYARNRSQSSVAPSRSLRYPFHVSDIDYQFQQDGANKMTRATRSLYAVMLLCLTVMLTACGGPANNGGTAHSQVAVSASPAAIVQEAENTASPVTKIVKTAFGDVEVPAHPQRVAAISYLGTVLALDVKPVAAESFLMSSPYLEGMLDVVTDVGDSLEKLLELAPD; encoded by the coding sequence ATGCGCGTGCTGGACGTGCGGCTGAAGCAGGCGGGAATGGACGGCGATCTGAATCAATACTGCTTGCCGGCAAGTGCGTTTATCTTCGCTTTCCGGGGACAAGGCGAGCTGTGGGTTGATGATGAGGTATGGCTGTGTGATCGTTTCTATGTGCTGCACGCCGGTAAAGGCTCCCAGGTAACGGTCAGGAGCAGGGGGCCGCTGAGTGTATATATTGTACTCTACAAAGCGTCGCTCCCCGCCTCGGCCCCGCGTGAATATCTTATGATGCTGCAGACATCCGACCCGTTTCAGGATAAGTGGGGGTTCTCACCTGGTGAGCCTCTGGCCATGCTTGAGCTGCTTCAAACGATACACAGCGGATTCAAAGCTGATGATGAATTGACCCGGCTGTCAGCCAAGGGAGATTTCATCCGCTTCGTTCACGCTGTTCTGAGAGAGCGCCTGTTAGGAGCGGGTGAGCTATCCTTACCGGAGCAGGTTATCCGGTATTTGTCCAGGAATTACCGTAATCCAATCTCGCTTGAGGAGCTTTCACGGCAATTGAATTACAGCCAGCAGTACATTTCAAGAAAATGTAAAGAACAGACGGGGCTCAGCCCGCTGGACTACGTCATTCGTTTCCGGATGGAAGATGCAAAGGCGCTGCTGGCCGGTACGATGGCCACGCAACAGGAAATTGCGTCACATGTCGGTTATCCGGATCTTATGTATTTCAACCGGATGTTCAAAAAGTATGCAGGCGTCACGCCGGGGCAATACCGCAAACTGTTCGGCCAGTCCGTTTCAGATTATGCAAGGAACAGGTCACAATCGTCCGTTGCTCCAAGCCGGTCATTACGCTATCCTTTTCATGTGAGTGATATTGATTATCAATTTCAACAGGATGGGGCGAATAAAATGACTAGAGCAACCAGAAGTTTATATGCAGTGATGCTGTTATGCTTAACCGTGATGTTAACGGCTTGCGGGGGGCCGGCAAACAACGGAGGCACAGCGCACAGCCAAGTTGCTGTCAGCGCTTCTCCGGCCGCGATCGTCCAAGAGGCAGAGAACACGGCATCGCCGGTGACCAAGATTGTCAAGACCGCTTTCGGTGATGTCGAGGTTCCGGCACATCCTCAGCGTGTAGCGGCAATCTCTTATCTCGGCACTGTGCTTGCGCTGGATGTCAAGCCGGTTGCAGCCGAATCATTCTTGATGTCGAGTCCTTATCTTGAGGGAATGCTGGATGTCGTGACGGATGTAGGAGACTCACTGGAGAAGCTGCTGGAGCTGGCTCCGGACTAA
- a CDS encoding ABC transporter substrate-binding protein: MQEEMLYFGDLLDKNEEAKKWNEQFEQEIADIREKVQQAVPEGKTLSIMQEYDGNVSLFGPKSGRGGRLMYEIMGLKPPAAVPEYMLKESYYEFSLEKLSEYMGDYLILTTDASLESLQADPIWGSLAPIRDNRVFLWTENQSWYRDPIAVNKQINELTDWIIEAAGR; this comes from the coding sequence ATTCAGGAAGAAATGCTGTATTTCGGCGACTTACTGGATAAAAACGAGGAAGCGAAGAAATGGAACGAACAATTCGAGCAGGAAATTGCCGACATCCGGGAGAAGGTCCAGCAAGCCGTTCCCGAAGGAAAGACACTCTCGATTATGCAGGAGTATGATGGCAACGTGAGCCTGTTTGGTCCGAAGTCGGGACGGGGCGGCCGGCTAATGTATGAAATCATGGGGCTGAAGCCGCCGGCGGCAGTTCCCGAGTATATGCTTAAGGAATCCTACTATGAATTCTCGCTGGAGAAGCTTTCAGAGTACATGGGTGATTATCTGATTCTGACAACGGATGCCAGCCTGGAATCGCTGCAGGCTGATCCGATCTGGGGATCGCTTGCACCGATCCGCGACAACCGGGTATTCCTGTGGACGGAGAACCAGTCCTGGTACCGTGACCCGATCGCGGTGAACAAACAAATCAACGAATTGACCGACTGGATCATCGAGGCTGCAGGCCGGTAA
- a CDS encoding sigma-70 family RNA polymerase sigma factor, which translates to MEDQGIIRLYLQRSQQAIVETKNKYGAYCRVIARNILPSNPDIEECENDTYLAAWNAIPPNLPEKLPVFLGRITRNIALDKHSYNTAKKRSREFEVILTELEECIAGPATVETEYEAGETAGLINQFLYGLDEQNRNLFIRRYWYADSIKELSREFKMSSSKVKSILFRLRNKLRSHLKQEGVDL; encoded by the coding sequence ATGGAAGACCAAGGGATAATCCGCCTATACTTACAGCGTTCACAGCAGGCTATTGTTGAGACGAAGAATAAATACGGGGCATACTGCAGGGTGATTGCCAGAAACATTCTTCCCAGTAATCCGGATATTGAGGAATGTGAGAACGATACCTATCTGGCGGCATGGAATGCCATCCCCCCGAATCTGCCCGAGAAGCTTCCTGTTTTTCTGGGGAGAATTACGCGGAATATTGCGCTGGATAAGCATAGTTATAATACAGCGAAGAAGCGCAGCCGGGAGTTTGAAGTGATTTTGACGGAATTAGAGGAATGTATAGCCGGCCCGGCGACGGTAGAAACAGAGTATGAAGCAGGAGAGACGGCAGGTTTAATCAATCAATTCCTGTATGGCTTAGATGAGCAGAACAGGAATTTGTTTATCAGGAGGTACTGGTACGCCGATTCCATTAAAGAGCTCTCCAGAGAATTTAAGATGAGCAGCAGTAAAGTGAAGTCCATTCTGTTCAGGCTGCGGAATAAACTTAGAAGTCATCTGAAGCAGGAGGGGGTAGACCTATGA
- a CDS encoding glycosyltransferase: MKNKWLLALTLVLVLALTQAAGPVQAQAGGKKQAICLSPKMVQLKGDMEKVWIDHTIWTRSYIVSAIANIPDQKDVLDRLLRNQQDIGNIFKPYYGEAAGNKLAALLTEHIVIGGKIIAAAKAGNEADVKKLQAEWHKNADDIAAYLSQLNPNWSFKTLQDMLYEHLQLVTDIVLDTIKGDWQASIAATDKNEEHMIHFADMLTAGIIKQFPEKF; this comes from the coding sequence TTGAAGAACAAATGGTTGCTGGCGTTAACCTTAGTGCTCGTTCTCGCCTTGACGCAAGCAGCAGGACCCGTGCAGGCACAGGCAGGCGGCAAGAAACAAGCCATTTGCCTAAGCCCGAAGATGGTGCAGCTGAAAGGCGATATGGAGAAGGTGTGGATTGACCATACGATATGGACACGGAGCTACATTGTCAGCGCCATCGCTAATATCCCGGATCAGAAGGACGTATTAGACCGGCTTTTGAGAAACCAGCAGGACATCGGTAATATATTCAAACCATACTACGGGGAGGCCGCAGGCAATAAGCTGGCCGCTCTTTTAACAGAGCATATTGTAATTGGGGGAAAGATTATAGCTGCTGCCAAAGCAGGCAACGAGGCTGATGTGAAGAAGCTGCAGGCTGAATGGCATAAGAATGCTGACGATATCGCCGCTTACTTAAGTCAATTGAACCCGAACTGGTCCTTCAAAACCCTGCAGGACATGCTGTATGAGCATCTTCAGTTAGTTACAGACATCGTGCTTGATACGATCAAAGGTGACTGGCAAGCCTCTATCGCAGCAACGGACAAGAATGAGGAGCATATGATCCATTTCGCGGATATGCTGACAGCGGGCATTATCAAACAGTTTCCGGAGAAGTTCTAG
- a CDS encoding VOC family protein, which yields MSVNGLAHVAIQARDYSATIAFYIEVLGFKRGHHWSLPLFRIQEASMLISPDGRTCLEIFDNEAVIPAQGKKAASEDQIAHGALLHFAFYVDNVEEIYQKALAHGARTFVAPDTLSLGEPPLLVKNALIHSPNGEVIEFIEEVDFGRIT from the coding sequence ATGAGCGTAAACGGACTAGCACATGTAGCGATTCAAGCCAGAGATTATTCAGCGACCATTGCCTTCTATATTGAGGTTTTAGGATTTAAACGGGGGCATCACTGGAGCCTGCCGCTCTTCCGCATCCAGGAAGCTTCGATGCTGATTTCACCTGACGGCAGAACCTGCCTTGAGATTTTTGATAATGAAGCTGTAATCCCGGCTCAAGGCAAGAAAGCAGCATCCGAAGACCAGATTGCTCACGGAGCGTTATTACATTTCGCATTCTACGTGGATAATGTGGAGGAAATATATCAAAAAGCCCTTGCTCATGGAGCAAGGACTTTCGTAGCACCGGATACCCTTTCACTTGGCGAACCGCCGCTGCTGGTGAAGAACGCACTCATTCACAGTCCTAACGGGGAAGTCATCGAATTTATTGAAGAGGTTGATTTCGGCAGGATCACTTGA
- a CDS encoding Lrp/AsnC family transcriptional regulator, translating to MDYPIDETDKKIMALLQYNARMPISQISKEVAMSQPSVKERITKLEEKNIISGYHTVFSLQELNRGTTTFILLKTEHCQALADYCRDASEVTDVFRISGEYNYLLKVQTSSIEELAGFQDSLIKFGPSKSHISMKNILENRVLL from the coding sequence ATGGATTATCCTATCGATGAGACTGATAAAAAAATCATGGCTCTGCTCCAGTACAATGCACGAATGCCGATCTCCCAAATCAGCAAAGAGGTTGCTATGTCCCAGCCCTCGGTCAAAGAGAGAATCACGAAGCTTGAAGAAAAGAATATCATCTCCGGATATCACACCGTTTTTAGTCTGCAGGAGCTGAACCGGGGAACGACAACCTTCATCCTGCTCAAAACAGAGCATTGCCAGGCACTGGCTGATTACTGCCGGGATGCCAGTGAAGTAACGGATGTGTTCCGCATCAGCGGGGAGTACAACTATCTTCTTAAGGTTCAGACCTCATCGATTGAAGAGCTTGCCGGATTCCAGGATTCGCTGATCAAGTTCGGACCTTCCAAGTCTCATATCAGTATGAAAAATATACTGGAGAACAGGGTTTTGCTGTGA
- a CDS encoding DUF6442 family protein, producing the protein MNKEEILERSRGEKRDEGKEFVSHSGRKTGVMAMVILFVILAVFSLYNNRQETTYALITMFFGYLGSESFGMYKLTHAKTDLLKTVIGCIVCIVFLVLYINGVAN; encoded by the coding sequence GTGAATAAAGAAGAAATATTGGAGAGAAGCAGAGGAGAAAAGAGGGACGAAGGCAAGGAGTTTGTGTCCCATTCAGGCAGAAAAACCGGAGTCATGGCAATGGTAATTCTATTTGTCATTCTGGCAGTGTTCAGCTTGTATAATAACCGTCAGGAAACTACCTATGCGTTAATAACGATGTTCTTCGGGTATCTGGGCAGTGAGAGCTTCGGGATGTATAAGTTAACCCATGCGAAGACAGATTTACTTAAAACGGTTATAGGATGCATTGTATGTATTGTCTTTCTAGTGTTGTATATTAACGGGGTGGCGAATTAA
- a CDS encoding helix-turn-helix transcriptional regulator: MTGSLVLKNKLREARGEHNLSQTQLAEMVGVSRNTISSIETGQFNPTAKLALIICIALDKKFEDLFYF; this comes from the coding sequence ATGACCGGATCTCTGGTTCTAAAAAATAAACTGCGGGAGGCGCGAGGGGAACACAATCTGTCCCAAACGCAGCTGGCAGAAATGGTTGGGGTGTCAAGAAATACAATAAGCTCGATAGAAACAGGGCAGTTTAATCCCACTGCAAAATTGGCTTTAATTATTTGCATTGCGCTGGATAAAAAATTCGAGGACTTGTTTTATTTCTGA
- the pnuC gene encoding nicotinamide riboside transporter PnuC yields the protein MQKVLGNWRVFEVVWLVLFTITGVVFTFLSKDSLFGFTVFITGVLCVVLTAKGKLASYVFGMYNTFGYAYLAYINGLFGEVMLNLLFFVPMNIAGFYMWKKNMQSGKLSMLQMKAKGVLLTVAVCVSGALLLGFGLSFIPGQNSPYIDAVTTVLSVVATILMVRRFKEQWLVYIVLNMFTVMLWVIRMLDGSSEGPLMIVMWSAYLINAVYGYYNWNKGAKEAMA from the coding sequence ATGCAGAAGGTTCTGGGTAACTGGAGGGTGTTCGAGGTAGTCTGGCTGGTCCTGTTCACAATAACAGGAGTGGTGTTCACGTTCCTGTCTAAGGATTCGTTATTCGGATTTACGGTCTTTATCACAGGAGTACTGTGTGTGGTACTTACGGCGAAGGGTAAGCTGGCTAGTTATGTCTTTGGGATGTACAATACGTTCGGTTATGCTTATCTGGCATATATCAACGGGTTATTCGGAGAGGTTATGCTGAATCTGCTGTTTTTTGTCCCGATGAATATTGCAGGCTTTTATATGTGGAAAAAGAATATGCAGAGCGGCAAGCTGTCTATGCTTCAAATGAAGGCCAAAGGCGTACTTCTCACTGTAGCGGTCTGTGTCTCGGGAGCGCTGCTGCTGGGATTCGGCCTATCGTTCATTCCAGGGCAGAACTCGCCTTATATCGATGCTGTAACAACTGTGTTATCTGTCGTAGCAACCATCCTGATGGTGAGAAGATTCAAGGAGCAGTGGCTGGTCTATATTGTACTGAATATGTTCACAGTAATGCTATGGGTCATCCGGATGCTGGATGGAAGCAGTGAAGGTCCGCTGATGATTGTCATGTGGAGCGCTTATCTTATTAACGCCGTATATGGCTACTATAACTGGAACAAGGGTGCGAAGGAGGCAATGGCATGA
- a CDS encoding AAA family ATPase, with amino-acid sequence MKRLGLTLGKFAPLHKGHQFMFDTALQEVDELIVVIYETAVSPVPLQVRADWIRKLYPSSVRVIEAWDGPDGYSDDREHEIREEQYILGLLQGEQVTHFYSSEFYGKHMSIALGAIDRRVDEARQQVPVSATMVRSDPYKYRDYVSGIVYRDLITKVVFVGAMSTGKSTITEALARQYRTAYASEYGRDYWTEHQVDRRIGIEAFDEIAAGHIEREQQALQEADRYLFVDTNAITTYMYALDYHGRAPELLTRLALENAQRYDLFFLCDDDIPYDDTWDRSGDQKRHVFHKQIIADLKARRIPYITLRGTLAERMRKVDEVLAKFQPYGNYFGEQQN; translated from the coding sequence ATGAAGCGTCTTGGGTTAACACTCGGCAAGTTCGCTCCGCTGCATAAAGGGCATCAATTCATGTTCGATACGGCGCTTCAGGAGGTCGACGAATTGATTGTGGTGATCTACGAGACGGCGGTCAGTCCTGTTCCGCTGCAGGTGCGGGCAGACTGGATCCGCAAGCTCTATCCGTCATCGGTCCGGGTCATTGAAGCCTGGGACGGTCCCGACGGGTACTCAGATGACCGGGAGCATGAGATCCGGGAAGAGCAATATATTCTGGGTCTGCTGCAGGGGGAGCAGGTGACCCATTTTTATTCCAGCGAGTTCTACGGCAAGCATATGAGTATTGCGCTGGGGGCCATCGACCGGAGGGTGGATGAAGCCCGGCAGCAGGTGCCGGTATCAGCCACCATGGTCCGCTCTGATCCCTACAAATACCGGGATTATGTAAGTGGCATCGTATACCGGGATTTAATTACGAAGGTGGTATTTGTAGGTGCGATGTCTACGGGCAAGTCCACGATTACCGAAGCGCTGGCCCGGCAGTACAGGACGGCTTACGCCAGTGAATACGGACGGGATTATTGGACGGAGCATCAGGTGGACCGCCGGATCGGCATTGAGGCTTTTGATGAAATAGCTGCGGGCCATATTGAGCGGGAGCAGCAGGCGCTGCAGGAAGCGGACCGGTATCTGTTTGTCGATACGAATGCAATTACTACTTATATGTATGCGCTCGACTATCACGGGCGGGCCCCGGAGCTGCTGACCCGGCTTGCGCTGGAGAATGCGCAGCGGTATGATTTGTTCTTCCTGTGCGATGACGATATTCCTTATGACGATACCTGGGACCGCAGCGGCGATCAGAAGCGGCATGTATTCCACAAGCAGATCATAGCTGATTTGAAGGCACGGCGGATTCCTTATATTACGCTTAGGGGAACGCTTGCTGAACGGATGCGGAAGGTAGACGAGGTGCTCGCGAAATTCCAGCCGTATGGTAACTATTTCGGAGAGCAGCAGAACTAG
- a CDS encoding NrtR DNA-binding winged helix domain-containing protein — translation MELLDRDGLTERQFMEQYKAGDYERPSVATDMVIFTVTQTETDNYRKLPEKELRILLIRRGGHPFLGKWALPGGFTRSSETVDQSAARELSEETGVEDVYLEQLQTFTDVGRDPRTWVMSCSYMALIDSSRFKIQAGDDADDAAWFKVSYRLLREHKELLEEGYVKTWTYELKLSSEEEELTAVINRTVTAKPTAKSTVYAIESNDGLAFDHAKIIAYAVERLRKQTNDTDIALHLMPPLFTLTELQQVYEVILDKELLKAAFRRKVAELVTETDNYTENAGHRPSRLFRRNWAEM, via the coding sequence GTGGAATTATTGGATCGGGACGGTCTTACAGAACGTCAATTCATGGAGCAGTACAAGGCAGGGGATTATGAGCGGCCGTCAGTGGCCACGGATATGGTCATCTTCACGGTGACGCAGACGGAGACGGACAATTACCGCAAGCTTCCGGAGAAGGAGCTGCGTATTCTGCTGATCCGCCGGGGCGGGCATCCCTTCCTTGGGAAATGGGCACTGCCGGGCGGGTTCACGCGGTCCAGCGAGACCGTGGATCAATCTGCTGCGCGCGAGCTGAGTGAGGAGACCGGCGTAGAAGATGTGTATTTGGAGCAGCTGCAGACGTTCACCGATGTCGGGCGCGACCCGCGTACCTGGGTCATGAGCTGCAGCTATATGGCCTTAATCGACAGCAGCCGGTTTAAGATTCAGGCCGGGGATGACGCGGATGATGCGGCCTGGTTCAAGGTAAGCTACCGGCTGCTGCGCGAGCATAAGGAGCTGCTGGAAGAAGGCTACGTCAAGACTTGGACCTATGAGCTTAAGCTAAGCAGTGAAGAGGAAGAGCTGACAGCGGTGATTAACCGCACAGTGACTGCAAAGCCAACTGCCAAATCTACAGTATATGCTATAGAGTCGAATGACGGGCTGGCTTTTGATCATGCCAAGATCATTGCCTACGCGGTCGAGCGGCTGCGGAAGCAGACGAATGATACGGATATTGCGCTGCATCTGATGCCGCCGCTGTTCACTCTGACGGAGCTGCAGCAGGTGTATGAAGTCATTTTGGACAAGGAGCTGCTGAAGGCCGCCTTCCGGCGCAAGGTCGCGGAGCTAGTCACGGAGACGGATAACTACACAGAGAACGCCGGGCACCGGCCATCCCGGTTGTTCCGGAGGAACTGGGCGGAAATGTAA